The Acidovorax sp. RAC01 genomic sequence CAAACACATTGGCGTCGAGCTTCATGTTGCTGTTTTCGTCCAGAAACACCGAAACGGCGTAGTCGCCTTCAGGCAACCCGACAAACTGCACCACGGCCATGCCATCACCCGGCTGGGCCGTGGCCACCTGCAGCGGCTTGCCACGCGGAAAGCCCTCGCTCCGATCAAACAGTGCGGCCAGCACGGCGCCTTGTTTTTGTGCAGGCACGGTGACTTCGATGCGCAGGTCGGCAGCGTGTGCGGTCAGGGCAGCAAGGGCGGCCAGGGAGAGAAACAGTTCTTTCATGCGGGGGGCTTTCGGTGGATGGTCGGGCTGGGCCACGCCCAGGTCGACACGCACTGTGCCCAGCCCGCCCCTGAACCGCGAGACGTTTGCGACGAAATGCAGGAAACACAACGCGACCTGCAGCACGGAGGCGCCAGGTACGCCGGCCTGCCCAGGGCGCGCGCCCGGTTCGAAGGCAGTGAAAAAACCAGCGTTATGGCCGCCAGCGCTTGATAGGCAAGCCTCTAAACTATCAAATTGATAGCATTCAGGTCAGCAGGGCCACGGCTGCTGAAAAGCTCAAAAAAGCCAGCGCCGTAGACACCAAGATGATGCGGGCCACGCGGCCGTTGTTGGCTCCAAACTTTTCAGCCAGCAGCGACACATTGCTGGCGCTGGGCAGGGCCGCCAGCAGCACCAGCACGGTGAAGGCAAACGGGTCCAGCGGCACACCCAGGGCCATGGCGGCCGTGCCCGCGCACCACACCAGCAGCGGGTGCATGAGCAGCTTGGCCAGCGCCACAGGCACGTAATCGCGCGCCAGCACACGCTCGTGCTGGTTCATCTGCGAGCGGGCCAGCACCGCGCCAATGGTGAACAGCGCCACGGGCGATGCCGCATCGGCCAGCATGGCCACGGTGCGGTCCACCGGCCCGGGCAGGGTGAACTGCGCGGCCGAGGCCACGGCGCCGAGCGCAATCGACCACGGCATGGGGTTGGTAGCGACGCCCTTCAGGGCACTGCGCAGCGCGACACCCAGGCCGTGCGTGCCCGCGCCGTCCATGCGCGACAGCGCTATGCACACCGAGCTGGTGATGACCATGTCGATCAGGATGGTGAGAATGGCCGGGCCTGCCGCCTGCGCACCCAGCAGCGCCACCAGCAGCGGCACGCCCATGAAGCCGGTGTTGGGAAACGCCGCCACCAGCGCACCAAACGCGGCGTCATTCCAGCCGATGCGCGCATTGCGCGTCAGCGCTACTGTGGCCCCCACCATGACGGCAGCGCACAGCAGGTACACGCCCGCCACGGCTGGGTCGAGCAGCTGTGCGATGGGCGTGCTGGCGCCAAAGCGGTACAGCATGCACGGCAGCGCAAAGTACAGCACGAAAGCATTGAGCCCCGGGATGGCCGGCTGCGGCAGCACGCCGCTGCGCGCAGCCAGGTAGCCGCACAGCACCAGCGCAAAAAAGGGAAAGGTGATCAGGAGGACGGAGAGCACGGCGGCTATTGTCCGTGGTGCGCCAGGGTGGTGCCGTCACGCGCGGTCACGGCGTCAGCGCAAAGGCAGGCGGGCGGCGTCGCATCTGGCGAACGCGCCCCAGGGACTCTGCATAAATCAAGCGGTAAGTGTGCGCTGCGGATCGGCATGGGCAACAAGGCGCAAAACGCAGCCATAGCTGTCACCATGGCGAGCTTTTGCAACGCGGCAGACCGCCCGAGGCCGCAGACGGGCACGGCGCACTGATTCGTGCAGAGGGTCCCCAGATCGGGCTCCGCAGCAAAAGCAGTTACTGCTTGCGCTGGATAAAGAGGTTGCGCTTCGCGTCCTCGGGGTAGGCAAAGGTGATGGCGCCGTTCTTGACCGTGCCGATGACCAGCATGTTGCGCGTGATGGCGTCCTTGTCCTGCACGCTGAACGGTTTTTCGTAGGTGGAGACCACCCCGTAGTACGTCCTCATCTTGCCTTCCAGCGATTCCTTGATGGCCTTGCCGCCCAGGTTGCCATCGCGGATGCCCAGGAACGAGTACATGAGCAGGTAAGAGGCGTCGTACGCGTTGGCAGCGGCCATCGGCACCGCCAGCTTGCGCTGGTATTTGCGGCTGTAGTTGGCCAGAAAGGCCGCGCGCCGCTCGTTGCTGGGTTCGGCAATGAAGGTCTGCACCATCAGGGCGCCCTCCGCTGCGTCCTTGGCGCCTTCCAGGAAAAACGGGAACGACAGGGGCCAGGCGCCCACTTGCGGCACCTTCCAGTTGAGGGCTTTCTTGCCGTTGGCAATCACGGCGTTTTCGGGACCCACCGTGTAGCTGTAGATCACGTTGGCACCGGCGTTGCGGGCAGCGGTCAGCTCGCTCGTCAGGTCCTTGACGCCCAGGGCGAAGCGCGACACATGCACTGGCTTGATGTTCTTGGCTGCCAGGGCGGCGACCACGTCGTTGAAGCCCCCTTCCCCATAGCCGGTGGTATCGGCAAAGATGGCGACCTTGTCCCAGCCGCGCTTGAGGATGTCATCGACCATGAACGGCGCCTGCAGTGCATCGCGCGCCTGGACGCGGAAGATGTAGCTCTCGGGTGCCGGGTACTTGGCGGTAACCGCCGTGCCCGACGAGCACGGCACGATCAGCGGAACCTGGGCCTGCTGGAACAGGTCGATGGACTTCATGGCCACGCCGGTGTTGCAAAAACCGAGGGCAGCGACGACCTGTTCAGCCAGCAGCTCCTGGCTGGCCTTGCGCCCCTGGTCAGGGTCGCCCTTGTCATCCTTGATGACCAGCTGCAAGGGGCGGCCAAGGTAGCCCCCCACGGCATTGATCTCATCGACGGCCAGCTGGATCCCGTTGAGCATGGGAACGCCGAAATCCGCCGATGGCCCGGTGAAGGGTCCCACCACGCCGATCCGAACGGGCGCCGTGGAGCCCAGCTGCGCCTGCGCCGGCAGGCACACCAGGGCAGCGCCTGCAGCGGCCAGTGCGGCCAGCATGCGCCGCGCACGGGGCTTACCGGCCGCGGCGGGCGAGGGCTCAGCGGTGGTGACGAGAGGGGAAATTTTCGGCATTGTCATTGGGAAACCTGTCGATGGGTTGCGCTTGGGGAAGATCAACGCAGGAGGTTCCGAGAAGTATCAAAGTGTGACCTCCAACCCCCTAGGGGGATTTCCCGAACGCTCGGCCGGGCCCGGGGGCGCCGTCAGTCGCGCGTCAGCCACCCCCTCGGGCCTTCACCGCGTTGCACCGCCCGGTATCATTCGCCGCCCGACCGGCCGCCGCCTCCCGCATCCGCGGCTGTCGCCGGGCCTGCCCAGCAACGTGCCCCCTCTGGGCCCTTTCCCATTGCCCACCCGCCCCATGTCCACCGGTCTCAATCTTGCCCAGCTCCAGGCTGTCCACTACACCGACGGGGCCTGCCTGGTGCTGGCCGGGGCGGGCTCGGGCAAGACGCGCGTCATCACCCAGAAGATCGCGCACATGATCGAAAAGGGCATGGAGCCCAGGCGCATTGCGGCCATCACCTTCACCAACAAGGCTGCGGCCGAGATGCGCGAGCGCGCCAAGGGCCTGATCGGCCGGCGCGCCAAGGACGTACTGGTGTGCACCTTCCACGCGCTGGGCGTGCGCATGGTGCGCGAAGACGGCGCGGTGCTGGGCCTCAAGCCGCAGTTCAGCATCATGGATGCCGACGACGTGACCGGCATCCTGAAGGAAGCCGCGGGCGGCACCACCGACCTGGCCACGGCCCGCCAGTGGCAGTGGACCATCAGCAAGTGGAAAAACATGGGCCTGAACGCCGAACAGGCCCTGGCCCAGGCCGCCGACGACCACGAGCGCAGCATTGCCGTGCTGATGGCGCGCTACGAAGAGCGCCTGAGCGCCTACCAGAGCGTGGACTTTGACGACCTGATCGGCATGCCACTGCGTCTGCTGCGCGACTTCCCCGAGGTGCGCGCCAAGTGGCAGGCCGCCCTGAGCCATGTGCTGGTGGACGAGTACCAGGACACCAACGCCACGCAGTACGAGCTGCTCAAGCTGCTGGTGGGGGCTGATGGCCACTTCACGGCCGTGGGCGACGACGACCAGTCCATCTACGGCTGGCGCGGTGCCACGCTCGACAACCTGAAAAAGCTGCCCATCGATTTCCCGCACCTCAAGGTCATCAAGCTGGAGCAGAACTACCGCTCCACCAGCGCCATCCTGCGCGCGGCCAACAACGTGATCGGGCCCAACCCCAAGCTGTTTCCCAAAACCCTCTTCAGCGAACTGGGCGAGGGCGAGCCCGTGCGCGTGGTCGATGCCGACACCGAAGAGCACGAGGCCGAGCGCGCCGTGGCACGCATCCAGAGCCTGCGCGCGGCAGCCAACCCGCCGCCGGACTGGAAGAGCTTTGCCATCCTGTACCGCGCCAACCACCAGGCCAAGCCGTTCGAGAAAGCCCTGCGCAAGGCGAACATTCCGTACAAGGTTTCGGGCGGCACCAGCTTTTTTGACCGCGCCGAAATCAAGGACCTGTGCGCCTGGTTCCGCCTGTGGATCAACAACGACGACGATCCGGCGTTTTTGCGCTGCATCACCAGCCCCAAGCGCGGCATCGGCCACACCACGCTGGCGGCACTGGGTGCGTTTGCCACCCAGCACAAGCAAAGCATGTTCGGCGCGCTGTTCAACGGCATGCTGCCCGCGGCCGTGCCCAAGCGCGCGCTCGACGGCCTGCACGAGTTTGGCCGCTACATCAACGACCTGGAACACCGCGCCCGCCACACGCATGGCGCGGAAGACGCACGCGCCTTCCTGGCCGACTGGCTCAAGGAGATCGGCTACGAGCAGCACCTGTACGACGGCGAAGACAGCGAAAAGGTGGCGGCCGCCCGCTGGACCAACGTGCTGGAGTTCTGCGACTGGATGGCCCAGCGCGCGGGCGGGCAGATCGACGACACCGCAGGCGCCGTGGTGGCCAAGGAAACCAAGAGCCTGCTGGAGGTCTCGCAGACCATTGCGCTGCTCTCGACCATCAGCGAGCGCGAGCAAGAGCAGGACATGGTGACGCTTTCGACCCTGCACGCCAGCAAGGGGCTGGAGTGGCCGCACGTCATCCTGGTGGGCGTGACCGAGGGCATGCTACCCTTCAAGCTCGACGACGACGAAGGCCGCCAGCAAAAGGTGAGCGACGACACCGCGCAGCGCCTGCAGGAAGAACGCCGCCTGATGTACGTGGGCATCACCCGCGCCCAGCGCACCCTGGCCGTGAGCTGGACCAAAAAGCGCAAGAAGGGCCGCGAGATGGTGGCCGCCCAGCCCAGCCGTTTCATCGCCGAGATGGGCCTGGACAAAACCACCGCCCGCGAAGCCCCGCGCGAAAAGCTCAAGGCGCTGCGGGCCGAGTTTGCGGCCAAGGCGCAGGCCAGCGCGGCAGCGGCCAGCGCCGCGCCACAGGCATGAGGAGCCCCGCCATGCGCCCCACACCCCTCCCGGCTCGGCTCACCACGGCCGTCGCTGTTCTTTTGATAGCAATCAGCGCTTATCCTACAAGCGCCAAAGCCCAAAAACAGCCAGAATCGGCCGTCGCCTGCCCGGCAGCGGCCGATATGGGCCACCTGCATCTGCAGGGCCGCTGGGTGGCCACGCTGCAGGCCCCGCCCGCCGCCGCCGATGGCGCCACCGCACCACCGGCCCCAGCCACCGCCATCCTGCAACTGGGCCCGCATCCCGAGCTGGCACACAGCGTGCGTGGTACCGTGCGACGCGGCAACGCCACGGCGCTGGTCAGCGGCGACGTGGATGAGGGCGACCTCACTTTGGAAGAATCAGTCAACGGCACCAACATCAGCGCAACCTGGACAGGCCAGGTTGTGGATGGCAGTTGCGGCAAGGAAATACGCGGAACATGGAACAACGCCAACCCCACCCCCTCAGCCCCTTCGGCTCCGTTCGTGCTGCGCAAGCAGCCGGGCTGGCAATGACCCGACCACGCAGCAGTGCCCCGGGCGCTGCGCTCCCAACCCTTGCAGCCTTGCCCTTGGCCCTGGGGCGCACGGCATCGCTGGTGCTGGCGGTGCTGGCACCGGCAGGTGCCGCGCTGGCGCAGGCACC encodes the following:
- a CDS encoding DUF2141 domain-containing protein, which produces MKELFLSLAALAALTAHAADLRIEVTVPAQKQGAVLAALFDRSEGFPRGKPLQVATAQPGDGMAVVQFVGLPEGDYAVSVFLDENSNMKLDANVFGVPTELYGFSRNARSALGPPPFADAAFRVGADAPPQVIELK
- a CDS encoding AEC family transporter, with amino-acid sequence MLSVLLITFPFFALVLCGYLAARSGVLPQPAIPGLNAFVLYFALPCMLYRFGASTPIAQLLDPAVAGVYLLCAAVMVGATVALTRNARIGWNDAAFGALVAAFPNTGFMGVPLLVALLGAQAAGPAILTILIDMVITSSVCIALSRMDGAGTHGLGVALRSALKGVATNPMPWSIALGAVASAAQFTLPGPVDRTVAMLADAASPVALFTIGAVLARSQMNQHERVLARDYVPVALAKLLMHPLLVWCAGTAAMALGVPLDPFAFTVLVLLAALPSASNVSLLAEKFGANNGRVARIILVSTALAFLSFSAAVALLT
- a CDS encoding ABC transporter substrate-binding protein, which gives rise to MLAALAAAGAALVCLPAQAQLGSTAPVRIGVVGPFTGPSADFGVPMLNGIQLAVDEINAVGGYLGRPLQLVIKDDKGDPDQGRKASQELLAEQVVAALGFCNTGVAMKSIDLFQQAQVPLIVPCSSGTAVTAKYPAPESYIFRVQARDALQAPFMVDDILKRGWDKVAIFADTTGYGEGGFNDVVAALAAKNIKPVHVSRFALGVKDLTSELTAARNAGANVIYSYTVGPENAVIANGKKALNWKVPQVGAWPLSFPFFLEGAKDAAEGALMVQTFIAEPSNERRAAFLANYSRKYQRKLAVPMAAANAYDASYLLMYSFLGIRDGNLGGKAIKESLEGKMRTYYGVVSTYEKPFSVQDKDAITRNMLVIGTVKNGAITFAYPEDAKRNLFIQRKQ
- a CDS encoding ATP-dependent helicase; the protein is MSTGLNLAQLQAVHYTDGACLVLAGAGSGKTRVITQKIAHMIEKGMEPRRIAAITFTNKAAAEMRERAKGLIGRRAKDVLVCTFHALGVRMVREDGAVLGLKPQFSIMDADDVTGILKEAAGGTTDLATARQWQWTISKWKNMGLNAEQALAQAADDHERSIAVLMARYEERLSAYQSVDFDDLIGMPLRLLRDFPEVRAKWQAALSHVLVDEYQDTNATQYELLKLLVGADGHFTAVGDDDQSIYGWRGATLDNLKKLPIDFPHLKVIKLEQNYRSTSAILRAANNVIGPNPKLFPKTLFSELGEGEPVRVVDADTEEHEAERAVARIQSLRAAANPPPDWKSFAILYRANHQAKPFEKALRKANIPYKVSGGTSFFDRAEIKDLCAWFRLWINNDDDPAFLRCITSPKRGIGHTTLAALGAFATQHKQSMFGALFNGMLPAAVPKRALDGLHEFGRYINDLEHRARHTHGAEDARAFLADWLKEIGYEQHLYDGEDSEKVAAARWTNVLEFCDWMAQRAGGQIDDTAGAVVAKETKSLLEVSQTIALLSTISEREQEQDMVTLSTLHASKGLEWPHVILVGVTEGMLPFKLDDDEGRQQKVSDDTAQRLQEERRLMYVGITRAQRTLAVSWTKKRKKGREMVAAQPSRFIAEMGLDKTTAREAPREKLKALRAEFAAKAQASAAAASAAPQA